The Camelina sativa cultivar DH55 chromosome 14, Cs, whole genome shotgun sequence genome includes a window with the following:
- the LOC104740537 gene encoding peptidyl-tRNA hydrolase, chloroplastic — protein sequence MKAAAFPARIANLSYPYGCCAQFFRSPATFLSPALPYSRTAPCRKLARGIRGVGGLMSQSLLSSSQSLSSQPESELLQALPSSKPKPPPPQLPWLVVGLGNPGKKYQGTRHNVGFEMVDALADAEGISMNTVNFKALFGKGVIGNIPIMLAKPQTFMNLSGESVGQIVSFYKIPLKQVLVIYDDLDLPFGKLRLLPKGGHGGHNGMRSIIDRLKGSRDFPRLRIGIGRPPGKMDTANFVLRQFSRQEQGELDYTFQTGIEAIRILLLEGINKSATFVNTQKSMEQLS from the exons ATGAAAGCTGCAGCTTTTCCCGCTAGAATCGCAAATCTCAGCTACCCTTACGGCTGTTGCGCACAATTCTTTCGATCGCCGGCGACGTTTTTGTCTCCGGCATTACCTTACTCGAGAACAGCTCCTTGTCGGAAGCTAGCGAGAGGAATAAGAGGTGTTGGAGGCTTGATGTCCCAGTCTTTGTTATCATCTTCACAGTCATTGTCCTCCCAACCGGAATCAGAGTTGCTTCAAGCTTTACCTTCTTCGAAGCCAAAGCCTCCGCCACCACAGCTGCCATGGCTCGTTGTGGGTTTGGGTAATCCCGGGAAGAAGTACCAGGGCACTCGCCATAAC GTTGGTTTTGAGATGGTTGATGCTTTGGCTGATGCTGAAGGGATATCTATGAACACCGTTAACTTCAAGGCCTTGTTTGGGAAAG GTGTTATTGGTAATATACCAATTATGCTAGCTAAACCTCAAACTTTCATGAACCTAAGTGGTGAGTCT GTTGGACAAATTGTTTCCTTTTACAAGATCCCGCTAAAGCAAGTCCTTGTG ATATACGATGATTTAGATTTGCCCTTTGGTAAACTACGTTTATTGCCAAAAGGTGGTCACGGAGGGCACAATGG GATGAGAAGCATTATAGATCGCCTCAAAGGTAGCCGTGATTTTCCTCGTCTAAGAATAG GGATCGGACGGCCTCCAGGGAAGATGGATACAGCCAACTTTGTTCTTCGCCAGTTCAGTAGACAAGAACAGGGAGag CTGGATTATACATTTCAAACCGGGATAGAAGCAATAAGGATTCTTTTGCTCGAGGGGATCAACAAAAGTGCAACTTTTGTCAACACTCAAAAATCTATGGAGCAACTTAGCTAA